Proteins encoded together in one Ipomoea triloba cultivar NCNSP0323 chromosome 4, ASM357664v1 window:
- the LOC116017038 gene encoding uncharacterized protein LOC116017038, which produces MCPLRIILIFLSATLAGFFVLRNLKSQPDAAENDVVDNDSPVKAPSDTSSSNSVPLCSKVCGMIGNGFWTCVDMASGKYLWRHLASSSNMKRTE; this is translated from the exons ATGTGTCCGCTGAGAATCATTCTCATCTTCCTCTCTGCAACTCTTGCCGGATTCTTCGTGCTTCGCAACCTCAAATCTCAGCCGGATGCGGCTGAAAACGACGTCGTTGACAATGACTCCCCGGTCAAAGCTCCTTCTGACACATCCTCCTCGAATTCCGTTCCTCTATGCTCCAAG GTTTGCGGTATGATCGGGAATGGATTTTGGACCTGTGTGGACATGGCGAGCGGAAAATATCTCTGGAGGCATTTGGCCTCATCTTCGAATATGAAGCGCACCGAGTGA
- the LOC116015570 gene encoding CBL-interacting protein kinase 2, which yields MACRGSVLMERYELGRFLGQGTFAKVYYARNLVTGESVAIKVIDKDKVLRVGLMDQIKREISVMRLVRHPNILHLYEVMATKTKIYFVLELAKGGELFNKVAKGKLKPDVAWKYFQQLINAVDFCHSRGVYHRDLKPENLLLDEDENLKISDFGLSALAESKHQDGLLHTICGTPAYVAPEVINRKGYDGAKADIWSCGVILYVMLAGYLPFHDSNLMEMYRKIGKAQFKCPNWFPPEVRRLLSRMLDPNPATRITMAKIREHSWFKKGPSSSKSTKPNGESKDITSSDVETTHTHSPSENVNTATTEDNKQEGARLSNLNAFDIISFSPGFDLSRLFEEPCLKKETRFTSWKPAAVIISKLEDLAKRLKLKLSKRDAGLLRFEGMKEGKKGVVAIDAEIFEVTSALHLVELKKSNGDTLEYQKILNDGLRPGLQDIVWAWQSDPQQQLLEQPHEQQPHPENQQQQQQPTEQQAEPVMQQHLLQQEQLP from the coding sequence aTGGCTTGTAGAGGGAGTGTTCTGATGGAAAGATACGAGTTAGGGAGATTTCTAGGCCAAGGGACATTTGCTAAGGTTTATTATGCCAGGAATCTCGTAACTGGGGAGAGCGTTGCTATCAAAGTCATAGACAAAGACAAGGTTTTGAGAGTTGGACTGATGGATCAGATCAAGCGGGAGATATCTGTTATGAGACTTGTGAGGCATCCGAATATTTTGCATCTTTATGAAGTCATGGCCACGAAAACCAAGATTTATTTCGTGCTCGAATTGGCTAAAGGGGGCGAGCTCTTTAACAAGGTGGCTAAGGGAAAGCTAAAGCCGGATGTTGCGTGGAAGTATTTTCAGCAGTTGATAAACGCTGTCGATTTCTGCCACAGTCGAGGTGTCTATCACCGGGATCTGAAACCTGAAAATTTACTCTTAGACGAGGACGAGAATTTGAAGATTTCTGATTTCGGTCTAAGTGCCCTGGCTGAGTCAAAGCACCAAGACGGGCTACTCCACACTATCTGTGGGACTCCAGCCTACGTTGCTCCCGAGGTAATTAACCGGAAAGGTTATGATGGGGCAAAAGCCGATATCTGGTCCTGTGGGGTGATCCTATATGTTATGTTGGCTGGTTATCTCCCGTTTCATGACTCGAATTTGATGGAAATGTATAGGAAGATTGGGAAAGCGCAGTTCAAATGCCCCAACTGGTTTCCACCCGAGGTTCGCAGGCTGCTTTCGAGAATGTTGGATCCCAATCCCGCTACTAGAATTACAATGGCGAAAATTAGGGAGCATTCCTGGTTCAAAAAAGGGCCATCTTCTTCCAAATCTACAAAACCCAATGGGGAAAGCAAGGATATAACTTCAAGCGATGTAGAGACTACTCATACTCATAGTCCATCCGAGAATGTTAACACTGCAACCACAGAAGACAACAAGCAAGAGGGAGCAAGATTATCGAACTTGAATGCGTTTGATATCATCTCCTTTTCTCCTGGTTTTGATTTATCGAGATTATTCGAGGAGCCTTGTCTGAAGAAAGAAACTCGATTCACTTCTTGGAAACCTGCAGCAGTGATCATCTCGAAGCTAGAAGATTTGGCTAAGCGTCTGAAGCTGAAGCTGAGCAAGAGGGACGCGGGATTGTTGAGGTTTGAAGGGATGAAGGAAGGCAAGAAGGGCGTTGTAGCCATCGATGCAGAAATCTTTGAGGTCACCTCTGCTCTTCATCTCGTGGAGCTGAAGAAATCAAACGGGGACACATTAGAATATCAAAAGATACTAAACGATGGGTTAAGACCCGGGCTTCAAGATATCGTCTGGGCCTGGCAAAGCGATCCCCAGCAGCAATTGCTCGAGCAACCCCACGAGCAGCAACCACATCCAGAAAAccagcaacagcaacaacaaccgACCGAACAACAGGCGGAGCCTGTGATGCAGCAGCACTTGCTTCAGCAGGAGCAACTACCTTGA